In one Bacillus sp. PK3_68 genomic region, the following are encoded:
- a CDS encoding enoyl-CoA hydratase/isomerase family protein, whose protein sequence is MEYLIEQLPSGILVFKITRPDKRNAVNFKVMEGLEEAIERAKLADVRALVITGEGEQAFCSGGDLSVFHALRTEEEAHEMLSRMGEILYNLAVLPKPTIALINGTAVGGGCEIATACDFRIAKIGAKLGFIQGSLAITTGWGGGTLLFERIDAAHALKLLTEASIYRAEQLDHIGMISQVVDEVDITVAERFLEEERSMQSEVLSAYKQIQIRKWQASGLYERMMQEVRQCAVLWEREEHHQAVDVFLNRKR, encoded by the coding sequence ATGGAGTATCTGATCGAGCAGCTACCTAGCGGGATATTGGTCTTTAAAATAACGCGTCCTGATAAAAGAAATGCTGTTAATTTTAAGGTGATGGAAGGATTGGAAGAAGCGATCGAACGTGCTAAATTAGCAGATGTTCGAGCACTCGTCATTACGGGGGAGGGAGAACAGGCCTTTTGTTCAGGTGGCGATCTGTCTGTATTTCACGCATTACGCACAGAGGAAGAAGCACATGAAATGCTGTCGAGGATGGGAGAGATCTTATATAACCTGGCTGTGCTTCCGAAGCCAACGATTGCATTAATTAATGGCACAGCGGTAGGCGGAGGCTGTGAAATTGCTACAGCATGCGATTTTCGTATAGCAAAGATAGGGGCTAAGTTAGGGTTTATCCAGGGCAGTCTGGCGATAACGACCGGCTGGGGAGGCGGGACTCTTCTCTTTGAACGAATCGATGCCGCACATGCATTAAAGCTGCTAACCGAGGCATCTATTTACCGTGCGGAGCAGCTTGACCATATTGGGATGATTAGCCAAGTAGTTGACGAAGTAGACATCACGGTGGCAGAACGTTTTTTAGAAGAAGAACGATCTATGCAAAGTGAAGTCTTATCGGCATATAAGCAGATTCAAATCCGCAAATGGCAAGCGAGTGGTTTATATGAACGGATGATGCAGGAGGTACGGCAATGTGCTGTCCTTTGGGAAAGAGAAGAGCACCATCAGGCTGTGGATGTGTTTTTGAATAGAAAAAGGTAA
- a CDS encoding GNAT family N-acetyltransferase, with protein MAITVENLKMNFKTMDEFKSFKEYGLEELSMLEEFQIYMVEDNATSPFYGIYYGDKLVARMCLYVKKDGSALFENGPEQYLEIWKLEVLPQYQHKGLGLKLVEFAKSFSLPILTKPKVKSHSFWEKMDFAPLSENSSRLIWNPAATTSQKIS; from the coding sequence ATGGCAATAACAGTTGAGAACCTTAAAATGAATTTTAAGACCATGGACGAATTTAAAAGCTTCAAAGAGTATGGGCTAGAGGAACTTTCCATGCTTGAAGAGTTCCAAATATATATGGTTGAAGACAATGCCACCTCTCCGTTTTACGGTATTTACTATGGTGACAAGCTCGTTGCCCGGATGTGTCTTTATGTAAAGAAAGATGGCTCCGCCTTGTTTGAAAACGGGCCTGAACAATACTTGGAAATCTGGAAGCTAGAAGTCCTTCCTCAATATCAGCATAAAGGGCTTGGTTTAAAGCTTGTAGAGTTCGCCAAGTCATTCAGCCTGCCTATTCTAACAAAACCAAAAGTGAAGTCACATTCTTTTTGGGAAAAAATGGACTTTGCTCCTCTTTCGGAAAACAGCTCACGGCTAATTTGGAATCCCGCTGCTACAACAAGCCAAAAAATCAGCTGA
- a CDS encoding 2-dehydropantoate 2-reductase: protein MKIGVVGGGAVGMFFAASLAEWFPVTLFTRTKEQADKVNQQGIIIEERGTASVHFVQGASIDELPECGLDCLVVAVKQYTLPAILPLLEKTGPYPALVFLQNGMSHIEMIKSLPQKQIYVAAVEHGILKSDLVRINVRGRGKTNIAVFRGDQQAVKVMTEQAKISFPFQWWEDYETMLLGKLAANTVINPLTAILRVPNGELISNPHYLKMAETVYQEFTAVFGKKLNEGAWDEIMHICRTTAANHSSMLKDIESKRPTEVDAILGYVLSQAEEKEIALPVSAALYHMIKGIAYGKKE from the coding sequence GTGAAAATTGGAGTAGTCGGCGGTGGAGCGGTCGGGATGTTCTTTGCAGCAAGCTTGGCCGAGTGGTTTCCTGTTACTCTTTTTACGCGAACGAAAGAGCAGGCGGATAAGGTTAATCAACAGGGGATTATCATAGAAGAGAGGGGAACTGCATCTGTTCACTTTGTTCAAGGGGCCTCTATTGATGAGCTTCCTGAATGTGGATTAGACTGTCTAGTTGTCGCAGTAAAGCAATACACGCTACCGGCCATCCTGCCGCTGTTAGAAAAAACAGGTCCATATCCTGCGCTCGTATTCTTGCAAAATGGGATGAGCCATATAGAAATGATTAAAAGCCTTCCTCAGAAGCAAATATACGTGGCTGCTGTTGAGCATGGCATCCTCAAATCTGATCTTGTGCGCATTAATGTTCGTGGGAGAGGAAAAACAAATATAGCCGTATTCCGGGGTGATCAACAAGCGGTTAAGGTCATGACAGAGCAGGCTAAAATCAGTTTTCCTTTTCAGTGGTGGGAAGATTATGAGACTATGCTGCTCGGAAAATTGGCGGCTAATACGGTAATCAATCCGCTAACAGCTATTTTAAGAGTGCCGAACGGGGAGCTCATAAGCAATCCTCACTATTTAAAAATGGCTGAAACGGTTTACCAGGAATTCACTGCTGTGTTTGGCAAGAAGCTTAACGAAGGGGCTTGGGATGAAATTATGCACATATGCCGAACGACTGCTGCAAACCATTCATCTATGTTGAAGGATATCGAGTCTAAGCGCCCTACCGAAGTTGATGCCATCCTAGGCTATGTCCTCTCACAGGCAGAAGAAAAGGAAATCGCTCTTCCGGTATCAGCGGCTTTATACCATATGATTAAGGGAATAGCTTACGGGAAGAAAGAGTGA
- the bshC gene encoding bacillithiol biosynthesis cysteine-adding enzyme BshC encodes MELESLSVPAINRFASLYLKQEAPVTDFFHYNLSDRRNAYKERAVDLQARTYRRASLAACIETYMKPFSFSEEVRVSLEKLKDERSAVVIGGQQAGLLTGPLYTVHKVISIIKLAQEKEKELNIPVVPVFWIAGEDHDFLEVNHVYVESEFSMEKMSYPERVIGKRMVSDIQYDKQQMNSWVQKIFSMFGETDHTKDLLEHVREEAEKAETVTGFFSRLIHSLFNRYGLLLIDSAYKPLRELERPFFKQLIEQVEEVTRAVRDGQKIISDQDFNPLIELADSAANLFLYENEERVLLEYDPQTQIFFSKNGDTQYTKAELLALLEEEPEKFSNNVVTRPLMQEWLFPTLAFIAGPGEIAYWAELKGAFEQLHMKMPPIEARLNMTLIERGIVRNLEELQLSLPSVVQKGAKEQKEKFWNSVRDDHFHELIAGVQQSLMDQYAEIENRARHLHKETVPIVLKNRDFHLNQLAFLTRKTDEMIQRRHAIVLNKYDKLQNALRPLDSPQERIRNVYEYLNKYGLEFIDELMALDFTFTGDHYLVKI; translated from the coding sequence ATGGAGTTGGAATCACTTTCCGTTCCTGCAATCAACCGGTTTGCCTCCCTCTACTTAAAACAGGAAGCACCGGTAACGGACTTTTTTCATTATAACTTATCAGATAGAAGAAATGCTTATAAAGAAAGAGCCGTAGATTTGCAGGCACGCACTTATAGAAGGGCGTCCCTTGCCGCATGCATTGAGACGTATATGAAGCCTTTTTCCTTTTCGGAAGAAGTGAGGGTTTCGCTAGAGAAATTAAAAGATGAACGTTCCGCTGTTGTAATTGGAGGCCAGCAGGCTGGTCTTTTAACAGGCCCTCTTTACACTGTTCATAAGGTCATTTCAATTATAAAATTGGCCCAGGAAAAGGAAAAAGAATTAAATATTCCTGTCGTCCCAGTCTTCTGGATTGCCGGGGAAGACCACGATTTTCTCGAGGTTAACCACGTGTATGTTGAAAGTGAATTCTCTATGGAAAAAATGTCTTACCCTGAGCGAGTCATCGGGAAAAGAATGGTTTCAGATATTCAATATGATAAGCAACAGATGAACAGCTGGGTCCAAAAAATTTTCTCTATGTTTGGAGAAACTGATCATACGAAAGATCTATTGGAGCATGTTCGTGAAGAAGCTGAAAAAGCGGAGACAGTGACCGGTTTTTTCAGCCGGCTGATCCATTCTCTGTTTAACCGCTACGGGCTATTGCTTATCGATTCCGCTTATAAACCATTGCGGGAATTAGAAAGGCCTTTTTTCAAACAATTAATTGAACAGGTAGAGGAGGTCACTAGAGCCGTTCGCGATGGACAAAAAATTATATCTGATCAGGACTTTAATCCATTGATTGAGTTAGCTGATTCTGCTGCTAATTTATTTCTTTATGAAAATGAAGAGAGGGTTCTGTTGGAATATGATCCGCAGACACAGATTTTTTTCAGTAAAAATGGTGATACCCAATATACGAAGGCGGAGCTGCTCGCTCTTCTTGAAGAGGAACCAGAAAAATTCAGCAACAATGTCGTTACCCGCCCTCTTATGCAGGAATGGCTGTTTCCAACGCTTGCCTTTATTGCAGGTCCTGGGGAAATTGCTTACTGGGCAGAACTTAAAGGGGCGTTTGAACAGCTTCACATGAAGATGCCGCCGATTGAAGCACGCTTAAATATGACTCTCATAGAAAGAGGAATCGTCCGGAATTTAGAAGAGCTTCAGCTCTCACTCCCTTCAGTCGTTCAAAAGGGAGCGAAGGAACAAAAAGAGAAATTTTGGAATTCTGTCAGAGATGATCACTTTCATGAGTTGATCGCTGGTGTTCAACAATCTTTGATGGACCAATATGCTGAGATTGAAAATCGCGCCCGTCATCTTCATAAAGAAACAGTGCCTATTGTTTTAAAGAATCGTGACTTTCATTTAAATCAGCTTGCTTTTTTGACTCGCAAAACAGATGAAATGATTCAAAGACGACACGCTATTGTGTTGAACAAGTATGACAAATTACAAAATGCCCTTAGACCACTCGATTCTCCCCAAGAACGTATACGGAATGTATACGAGTATTTAAATAAATATGGCTTGGAGTTTATTGATGAACTAATGGCACTTGATTTTACGTTTACTGGTGATCACTATTTAGTAAAGATATGA
- the mraZ gene encoding division/cell wall cluster transcriptional repressor MraZ has product MFMGEYHHHIDAKGRLIIPVKWRERLGENFVLTRGLDQCLFGYPLEEWQALEEKLKALPLTKKDARAFMRFFFSGANDCELDKQGRVNIPSTLSNYARLEKECVILGISNRIEIWSKPIWEDYFMKSEESFSEIAEKMIDFDI; this is encoded by the coding sequence ATGTTCATGGGTGAATACCATCATCATATTGATGCGAAAGGCCGTTTGATCATACCTGTTAAATGGCGTGAGCGTTTAGGCGAAAATTTCGTGCTTACGCGAGGGCTTGACCAGTGTTTGTTTGGTTATCCATTAGAGGAATGGCAAGCGCTGGAAGAAAAATTGAAAGCTCTGCCATTAACAAAGAAGGATGCTCGTGCTTTTATGCGTTTTTTCTTCTCAGGGGCCAATGATTGCGAACTTGACAAACAGGGCAGAGTCAACATTCCATCGACACTCTCTAACTATGCCCGGCTTGAAAAAGAATGCGTGATTCTTGGAATATCCAACCGCATTGAGATTTGGAGCAAGCCAATATGGGAAGACTACTTTATGAAATCGGAAGAGTCATTCTCTGAAATAGCCGAAAAAATGATTGACTTCGATATTTAG
- the ftsL gene encoding cell division protein FtsL gives MSNLARKQQIRHEEKTLSKSKKQQIKKRLFTPGEKVLFLLFALMICFLGAKVVSTQAALYEVNRDIQDVEQQIKEQKKINHDLEAQVSEESTYERIWKRAKELGLNLSEQNIKVVQPQ, from the coding sequence ATGAGCAATCTTGCGAGAAAACAACAAATTAGACACGAAGAAAAAACGCTATCCAAGAGTAAAAAACAGCAGATTAAAAAGCGCCTGTTTACACCGGGGGAAAAAGTGTTGTTCCTGCTTTTTGCCTTAATGATTTGTTTTTTAGGCGCAAAGGTAGTTTCGACACAGGCAGCTCTTTATGAGGTAAACAGGGACATTCAAGATGTCGAGCAGCAGATTAAGGAGCAGAAAAAAATTAATCACGACCTCGAAGCACAAGTCAGCGAAGAAAGTACATACGAAAGAATCTGGAAGCGTGCGAAGGAGCTAGGATTAAATTTAAGCGAACAAAATATTAAGGTTGTGCAGCCGCAATGA
- a CDS encoding penicillin-binding protein yields the protein MNENRMNMKRGAAILFVIFALLFFVLFARFLFIQISGKADGHALKSEALQKYLRTDVLESNRGTIYDQHGAVIAEDATSFTLAAILDPSMTTNPKKPKHVTDPEKTATVLAKYIDMDKSEIEKRLEKKGAFQVEFGKEGRDLSNSVKKKIEAERLPGIIFLRDSKRFYPNGKFASHLIGFTQKLEEKKGNQVIQRTVGQMGIEKTYEKYLKGKDGKIQYKSDLWGYLLQDKKEMIQEPDDGDHIYLTIDTKIQTFLEDALNEVEKEYKPGKAFAIVADAKTGKILAMGQRPSFHPDTRAGLGDNWSNDLVEYSFEPGSTMKIFTLASAIEEGVFHPNELYKSGTYKVGREAIRDHNGGAGWGPITYLEGVQRSSNVAMANLLEKMGPDVFRQYLDDFHFGQRTGIRLPNEAKGKILYNYPLEKVTTAFGQGTTVTALQLIQAATAVANDGKMMRPYVIDRIVDDKTKKALVENKPEKVGEPISKETAQQAREVLKSVTTAEHGTGQMYQIQGYEVAGKTGTAQMPNPQGGYLHGANNYIFSFLGMAPAKDPQLVVYVGVAQPNLDGEAGSVPVSKIFNPVMRNSLQYLNIEPKQTPAAKSIKLENFKNKTVNQVVQELKHNKIEPIVMGTGTKVVGQSPEARSTLLQGEKVILQTDDTVTMPDMENWSLRDVMKAANLAGLKVSYTGEGYVASQNIKPGAPLKKGQKLILKLMKQEEKLQFDQQQKEQQEEESQNEQEEQQSETSEANEETTG from the coding sequence ATGAATGAAAATCGAATGAATATGAAAAGAGGAGCAGCGATATTATTTGTAATATTCGCCCTGCTCTTTTTTGTCTTATTTGCCCGTTTTCTCTTTATACAAATATCGGGAAAAGCAGATGGACACGCATTAAAGAGTGAAGCTCTGCAAAAGTATTTGCGAACGGATGTGCTGGAGTCAAACAGAGGAACGATTTATGATCAGCATGGAGCAGTGATTGCCGAGGATGCCACCTCTTTTACACTTGCCGCTATTTTAGATCCTTCGATGACAACGAATCCAAAAAAGCCAAAGCACGTAACGGACCCGGAAAAGACCGCAACTGTGTTGGCCAAATATATTGATATGGACAAAAGTGAAATTGAAAAGCGTTTGGAGAAAAAAGGGGCTTTCCAAGTAGAATTCGGAAAAGAGGGCCGAGATCTGTCAAACAGTGTAAAAAAGAAAATTGAGGCAGAAAGACTACCGGGGATTATCTTCTTAAGGGATTCAAAACGTTTTTATCCGAATGGTAAATTTGCTTCTCATTTAATTGGTTTTACGCAAAAGCTTGAAGAGAAAAAAGGCAATCAAGTGATTCAGCGTACTGTTGGACAAATGGGAATTGAAAAAACTTATGAAAAATATTTAAAAGGAAAAGATGGGAAAATCCAATATAAAAGCGACTTATGGGGATACTTGCTTCAGGATAAGAAGGAGATGATTCAAGAGCCCGATGATGGGGATCACATTTATTTAACGATCGACACAAAAATTCAAACCTTTTTAGAAGATGCGTTGAATGAAGTAGAAAAGGAATATAAGCCAGGAAAAGCTTTTGCGATTGTGGCCGATGCTAAAACTGGGAAGATTCTTGCTATGGGCCAGCGGCCGTCTTTTCACCCGGATACACGAGCAGGTCTTGGAGACAATTGGAGCAATGATCTTGTGGAATACTCATTTGAACCAGGTTCAACAATGAAAATCTTTACACTTGCTTCGGCCATCGAGGAAGGTGTTTTTCATCCGAATGAGCTTTACAAGTCAGGCACGTATAAAGTGGGCCGAGAGGCTATTCGTGATCATAATGGAGGAGCAGGCTGGGGGCCGATTACTTATTTAGAAGGAGTGCAGCGTTCTTCAAACGTTGCTATGGCTAACTTGTTGGAAAAAATGGGACCGGATGTTTTCAGGCAGTATTTAGATGATTTTCATTTCGGGCAAAGAACAGGCATCAGGCTGCCGAACGAAGCAAAAGGAAAAATTCTCTACAACTATCCGCTGGAAAAAGTAACGACAGCTTTTGGCCAAGGCACGACGGTTACAGCCTTGCAATTAATCCAGGCTGCGACTGCTGTTGCTAACGATGGAAAGATGATGCGTCCTTATGTAATTGATAGAATAGTAGATGATAAGACAAAGAAAGCTCTTGTGGAGAACAAGCCTGAAAAAGTAGGAGAACCGATTTCAAAAGAGACAGCTCAACAGGCAAGAGAAGTATTGAAAAGTGTAACAACTGCCGAACATGGCACCGGACAAATGTATCAAATTCAGGGGTACGAAGTGGCAGGAAAGACTGGAACGGCTCAAATGCCAAACCCTCAAGGCGGTTATTTACATGGAGCAAATAACTATATTTTCTCCTTTTTAGGTATGGCCCCTGCGAAAGACCCTCAGCTTGTCGTTTATGTAGGTGTTGCCCAGCCGAATCTTGATGGGGAAGCAGGCTCTGTTCCGGTCTCGAAAATATTTAATCCAGTTATGCGTAACAGCTTGCAATATTTGAACATTGAACCGAAGCAAACGCCAGCAGCCAAATCTATTAAACTGGAGAATTTTAAAAATAAGACTGTAAACCAAGTAGTTCAGGAGTTGAAACACAATAAGATTGAACCGATCGTTATGGGAACAGGAACAAAAGTAGTTGGTCAGTCCCCAGAAGCGCGGTCGACACTTTTGCAAGGCGAAAAAGTAATCTTGCAAACAGATGATACTGTTACGATGCCGGACATGGAAAACTGGTCACTGCGAGATGTAATGAAAGCAGCGAATCTTGCCGGTTTAAAAGTCAGCTATACAGGAGAAGGATATGTTGCCAGCCAGAACATTAAGCCAGGGGCGCCTTTAAAAAA